One part of the Filimonas effusa genome encodes these proteins:
- a CDS encoding NAD(P)/FAD-dependent oxidoreductase: protein MEMISTDICIIGAGPVGLFAVFEAGLLKMRCHLMDALPQVGGQLSEIYPHKPIYDIPGYPTVKAQELVDNLLDQIDPFKPTFTLGERVEQITRQEDQSFIVTTNEHTKVHCKVIVIAGGLGCFEPRKPTIERLEDFEGRGVAYMVKNPELFRNKQVVLAGGGDSALDWTIFLSEVAEKVTLVHRGDTFRGAPDSAEKVFNLAKEGKINLLLKSNVVRIGGNGHLKEVFIADQANEVTALEADHLIPLFGLSPKLGPIAEWGLNIDKSAIVVNTEDYSTNVPGIYAIGDINTYPGKLKLILCGFHEAALMCHSAFKFVYPDQRLSFKYTTVNGVNAF from the coding sequence ATGGAAATGATCTCAACCGATATCTGTATTATAGGAGCCGGACCGGTAGGCTTATTTGCTGTTTTTGAAGCAGGGCTGTTGAAAATGCGCTGCCATTTAATGGACGCCTTACCCCAGGTAGGCGGTCAGTTGTCTGAAATCTACCCCCATAAACCTATTTATGATATCCCGGGTTATCCAACGGTGAAAGCGCAGGAACTCGTTGACAACCTGCTGGATCAGATCGATCCGTTCAAGCCCACTTTTACCCTGGGCGAGCGCGTGGAGCAAATCACCCGCCAGGAAGACCAGTCTTTCATTGTTACTACCAATGAACACACTAAAGTGCATTGTAAAGTGATCGTGATCGCCGGCGGTCTGGGCTGCTTCGAACCACGTAAACCTACGATTGAGCGTCTCGAAGACTTCGAAGGCAGGGGAGTAGCCTATATGGTGAAAAACCCTGAACTGTTCAGGAACAAACAGGTAGTACTCGCCGGTGGCGGTGACTCTGCGCTCGACTGGACCATCTTCCTTTCCGAGGTGGCTGAAAAAGTGACCCTGGTACACAGGGGCGATACTTTCAGAGGGGCGCCGGATTCTGCAGAAAAGGTCTTTAACCTTGCTAAAGAAGGCAAGATCAACCTGTTACTGAAATCCAACGTAGTGAGGATCGGTGGTAACGGTCATCTGAAAGAGGTGTTCATTGCCGACCAGGCCAATGAAGTAACAGCTCTGGAAGCCGATCATCTGATCCCTTTATTCGGCCTTAGCCCTAAATTAGGACCTATTGCAGAATGGGGACTCAATATCGATAAATCGGCTATCGTGGTAAATACCGAAGACTATTCCACAAACGTCCCCGGCATTTACGCCATTGGTGATATCAATACTTATCCCGGCAAACTGAAACTTATCCTGTGCGGTTTCCACGAGGCGGCCTTAATGTGTCACAGCGCCTTCAAGTTTGTATATCCCGATCAGCGTTTGAGCTTCAAATACACGACTGTAAACGGCGTTAACGCGTTCTAA
- a CDS encoding 2Fe-2S iron-sulfur cluster-binding protein: MMINITVEDRNGERQQLEIPDDISLSLMEVLKASEYHILATCGGMALCATCHVQVLEGGERLGNANDQELDMLDTLPDAGSDSRLACQLRIDQSMDGAVFRILGATEE, translated from the coding sequence ATGATGATTAATATTACAGTAGAAGACCGCAACGGCGAAAGACAACAACTGGAAATCCCCGACGATATAAGCCTCAGTCTCATGGAAGTGCTGAAGGCTTCCGAATACCATATCCTGGCCACCTGTGGCGGCATGGCCTTATGTGCCACCTGTCACGTACAGGTATTAGAAGGCGGTGAACGTCTTGGCAACGCCAACGACCAGGAATTAGATATGCTCGATACCTTGCCCGACGCAGGTAGCGACAGCCGCCTGGCCTGCCAGCTTCGTATCGATCAATCCATGGATGGTGCTGTTTTCCGTATTTTAGGTGCAACTGAAGAATAA